The following proteins come from a genomic window of bacterium:
- a CDS encoding ParA family protein, with protein MQKGGVGKTTNALHIAAAMAERGRRVLLWDVDENYGATKILGVAGSGFWSTMDVVSGECSVADAIIEADTEGAEASGGGGLPPKLDFIPSSRALQGLERALLATERLGSECLKPHVEELRGMGCYDYIFVDTGPHASATTRSAYLVSDYFILSVTPDKQAIASLPDALRDVTNARRADRNPELHLLGLVLSCMDRRTTLAKEYARALDEGFVDREGRSVKFRTTISSAAAVNRAYSQNTLLLKSEPAHRVSEQYRELADEVEARISAHRETRVAGSEQPLTRGEAAYASTRREGNAGHA; from the coding sequence ATGCAGAAGGGAGGCGTTGGCAAGACGACGAACGCTCTTCACATCGCTGCGGCGATGGCGGAGCGCGGTAGGCGCGTTCTTCTCTGGGATGTCGATGAGAACTACGGCGCGACCAAGATCCTGGGCGTGGCGGGCTCGGGGTTCTGGTCCACGATGGATGTCGTGTCAGGCGAGTGTTCAGTCGCGGATGCAATCATCGAGGCAGACACAGAAGGCGCTGAGGCCAGTGGGGGCGGCGGGCTTCCACCAAAGCTGGACTTCATCCCATCTTCCCGGGCGCTTCAGGGTCTCGAGCGAGCACTCCTTGCTACAGAGCGGTTGGGCAGTGAGTGTCTGAAGCCTCACGTCGAAGAGCTAAGGGGGATGGGGTGCTACGACTACATTTTCGTGGACACGGGCCCACACGCTTCGGCCACGACCCGAAGCGCCTATCTCGTCTCGGACTACTTCATCCTGTCCGTCACGCCTGACAAGCAGGCGATCGCCTCCCTCCCGGATGCCCTGAGGGACGTGACGAACGCCCGGCGGGCGGATCGTAACCCTGAGCTTCATCTCTTGGGCCTCGTGCTCTCGTGTATGGACCGGCGGACGACGCTGGCCAAAGAGTACGCGCGAGCGCTCGATGAGGGCTTCGTTGACCGTGAGGGCAGGTCGGTCAAGTTCCGGACGACGATCAGCAGCGCCGCTGCGGTCAACCGGGCCTACAGCCAGAACACGCTACTGCTCAAGTCGGAGCCGGCTCACCGCGTGAGCGAACAGTATCGAGAGTTGGCGGACGAGGTAGAAGCCCGAATTTCTGCGCACCGCGAAACACGCGTCGCTGGCTCGGAGCAGCCATTGACCCGTGGCGAGGCCGCCTATGCGTCAACGAGACGAGAGGGGAACGCAGGTCATGCGTAA